The genomic DNA ACCCTCATTCATACCAACGCTTTTGTTTTGACCGGGACGCACATCCACCCCACGATTTCCGTTGAGTAGAATGCGACCACGACGGCCCAGGCGGTCGGGCCGGTCGTCCGGCGGGCTACCCGGTTCTGCCTCATAGGCGTATTCCACGCCCGTCAGAATAGCGTCACCCCAGTAATCTTCGTTGTCAGTCAGCAGGTAGCCCCGCGGCGGTGCGTCGGATCGCGTGCCGTCAAACCAGATGATTTCCGCAAAACTCTGAACGCCCCCTGCTGCGAAGACGATAGGTATGATCACCGCAGTCGCAGCGACACGCTTAAGCAAACACATTTTCATCAGGCACACATCCTTGAAAGACGACAATATTTTTCCCAATTCAGTTTCTTGCAATTTGAAACGGGCGAACGAAAGACCAGCGAACAGACATCGCTCATCGCGTCATATGAAGTTCCCGAAGCGCACGTCGCCGCAATTCGGCTAGCGGTTCGCCCCGGCGATACGCCATCAGTAATTCGTCCAGCAACGCCGTCTCCCCAGCCTGTCGCACGGCGGCAAGCAGCCGATAGTCTTCCCAGGCATCACGCATCTTTTCATAGATCGGCGTGATGATCGGCCCCTCAGGCCCGGGGAACACCATCTGATACCTATAGTCGAGACTCGACCACGTACGAATGTCCCATGGATTACCGCGCGGCGCGTAGTAGCAGTAATAGCCCCAGCCGTTGAAACCCAAGTCGAATGCCTTCCACGCCATCTGTCGCCCGGCCCTGCTCGGCGGATGGTGAAAGAAGGCCCGGACGAACCTTGGCCTGGCCCATAATGCGCAAGTCGTCTGGTTGTCTCCGACCAACGGCCCAATCGGCACAGATATGTCAATCAATTCGTTGTAGTAATCCGCCAGGTGATCGACGATCACCTCCTGCGGCGCAAAACCGGGACGCCAAAACAATGGGTTCATGTAGATCCGCACCTGCGGGTCCGTCTCACGGATGATCCGCGCCAGGACGCCGAACAACTCGGCATTGCCCTCCTGCGGCTCATCCCACAGTTCAACAAACCACTGGTCATAATCAAGACCAAGCGACTCCGCTTGAGTAACCAGATCCTTCACATGCCTGCTGATATTCGCTTCGTCATCCGCCGTCAGTTTGTCGACGGTGAGTACACTGTTATAGCCCTGATGGACATAAGCGGACGGCAAACCCATGATGCGATAGTACGTCTTGCCATGCGACCCGAAGTACGCCGCCTTGCTGTCAGGCTCTGGGAACCCTGCCCACACAGTCGTACCAAGTACACGGTTGACCAGCGCGTCCTTTTCCCGCCGACGCTGCGTTTCATATGGAAACTGATCCGTTCCGTTGGACCAGTCACGAACCCACAGATCCATTTCGGGCAACACCACGTTTGCCACCAGCACCGTCAACTTCATTTCGACGATGTCGTCTTCGCTTGTGCGAGCTAATATGGCTCCCGTATACCTGCCCGGTTCGGCATGATTGCTGACCACGCGAAGCATGAAGATCGCCGAGCCACCGGGTGGCAAAGTAAGTTGTGGATAGTCGCGTATGGCAGCGCCGTTACTCATATATCGGCACATCAGACTACCGCCAAGCATTTGACCGCGATCAAAAAACGGCATCACACGGACGTCACTATCATCGTTCTGTCCCGACTGATCTGTATCACTTTCCATCAGCAGACGCAGTCGTTGCTCCTCGGTCAATCGCTGCGTGCGAGGTGCCGTGGGCAGCGCACCGCCAACCAGCATCCGGGCCTCGATACCTGCTGCCTTCGCGTTATCGTTTCGACGCAGTTCAATGCTTTCCACCCGCAGTTCCAGGCTCTCATCAGGCGAAGTGTTGGTGAGACTCAGATAACTGCTTTCGGTTTCGTTCCGCGCCGTCAGCATGCTCAGCGGCGCGTTGATCGTGTTAGCCTCTGGTAGCACGGGCGCCTCGGGGCTAGGCCCGTGCGCCGCTGACCAGACAGCCGGCGCGGCAGCATGACGGCCGATAGCGGCACGCCACTGCTCGAAGCGCTCGCCACTGAAGTACGTCTGCGTCATGCCGGGAATGGACGCCAGTGTGTCAGCAGGTAGCTCGGCATCCCAGGTCGGCGTGATATTTTCAGGATAGGCGTCGGATACTTCCGCCCAACCCCACACGAGCACCTCGTCAACATAGGTAATGCCGGCAGAGCCGATTGATACACGCATGTAGCGGCCGTGGGTCTCGTCCGACAGCCACGCCCGCTTCACGGACGATTCATGGCCTTCACCCATCCGTCGACTGTAGACGGTTTGCCATGCCGTGTCGGGTGAGTCCCTGGTTTCGACGACCATTGAGGTCACGGCCGTCCGCGTCATGATGGTCGTGACCTCGGTGAACGTGGCTGGCCGTTTGAAATCAAAGACGACGACCAGTGGTTCGCCAGGATTTTGACCGACAGGCACATGCCAGTCGCCCGCGACACGGCCGGACAACAGTCTGCGACCGAATTGCGAAGCATCGCCACCTAACTGATCCCGAGGATTCGTAGGCTCACTCTCATATTCATACGTAACGCCAGTGAGAATGGAATCGCCCCAGTACCCTGCGTTGTCGCTCAACAGTTTCCCGCGTGGCGGGCCGGCCTCGTCCCGATCGCCCGTCGCCCAGACTATGACTTCACTGCCCTGGCCATCCGCGTGAGCGGCATACACAATGCCCAGCGGCATCCCCCACGCGATCCCTGCAAGCAGCACCGGGACTGCCAACAGCGGACTGATTCGGCTGATTGCATGTTGGTTCATATTCACCGTAACCTGACTATGGCTCGACACATTCGGGCGTGGGCACGATGCGACGGCTTGGACTTTACACATCTGCGAACACGTTCAACGGCCGCTACCACCAGAGACTGTTCTCGCCAAACAGCCATATACGATTCTGCAGCAAATCGCCGTTGACCCACGACACATGCCCGTCTGCAAAGGCGGTGTTTGAACCATTTGCGTGATTGGCTTCAATCGGCCCCGGCGCTCCGTACCAGTGAGACCCATTGAGTTCGATATCATTGCCGGGGCTCCACAGGTCGCCGATCAGCGGCTGCGCCGACGCGCCCAGCACGATTTCCGTTGCACCGATCATGCTCAGACGGGGGAGCGGCGTGGCCTGGCTGAACTCATGTCGCCAGGTCTGCCAGGCCCAGCCGTACCAATTGCCCGATCCGTTCAACGGCTCCCGATCGCCATAGCCTGCGACAATGCGATAGGTAGTCGCCATGTTTTCACCATGGTTGTAGTTGACGTAGGCATCGCTTAGCCGGGTGTCACGATCCGGACAAAGCAGTATCGACAACGCGCCAATCTCCGGACTCGTGTCGGATACGGCTCGGCCGGGCGATCCGAGGTAGCTGCGAAGCGCCACCGAACCGTGCCCGCCTTGCCCTCGAAACTGATTGGCGTATGCCCAATGAATCCGGGGAAACCAGGATGAACTATCTTCCGCGTAGAGCATCAATGCCAGCGACATCTGGCGCATCTGCGAGGCACACTGCACGCGCCGGGCTTGCGCCCGAGCGGAAGATAAGGTCGGCAGGAGGATGGAAATCAATATTGCAATGATGCTTATGACAACAAGTAGCTCAATTAAGGTAAACGCGTGACAGGTGCGTTTGTACGTCATTCTGCTGCTTTCCAATGGAATTGGTTCTGGTTCGCCTCGAGTCATCCTGGATTACGCCATACCGCATGATTTGGTGCAACATCACTTCGAAACAAGCCTGCGGCGGCGGCCAAAGCAGGCAGCCAGAGCAAACGCGAAAATCGAACCCATGCCCGGCTCAGGCACCAGCACGCCATGAACGACCAAACGAGGCCCCGGTGCATCTGACAAATCATTGTTGAACAGCAAGGCGTCTTGCGGAATTGATTCGTCGTGCTGCTTCAAAAGCACGCCATAGTTTGGGCTTGTCCCGTCGCCCCACGCCTGCACCAGGCCCGTCACGTCGTAGACATGCGTGTAGACGGGACTGTCAAACCCCCCCCACCAGTCATTCTGGACCAGGTACGGGTCGGCTT from Phycisphaerales bacterium AB-hyl4 includes the following:
- a CDS encoding DUF1559 domain-containing protein yields the protein MTRGEPEPIPLESSRMTYKRTCHAFTLIELLVVISIIAILISILLPTLSSARAQARRVQCASQMRQMSLALMLYAEDSSSWFPRIHWAYANQFRGQGGHGSVALRSYLGSPGRAVSDTSPEIGALSILLCPDRDTRLSDAYVNYNHGENMATTYRIVAGYGDREPLNGSGNWYGWAWQTWRHEFSQATPLPRLSMIGATEIVLGASAQPLIGDLWSPGNDIELNGSHWYGAPGPIEANHANGSNTAFADGHVSWVNGDLLQNRIWLFGENSLWW